A single window of Gemmatimonadales bacterium DNA harbors:
- a CDS encoding flippase-like domain-containing protein — translation MTSPAPPGVRPPRVWLRYLRAGIGILVLYFVGRHLLRNWEQFRAIELSWQLRPVPLVAAVLVIVATYGLLVEAWRQLAAAWGWRMTWRQAARVWIIASMGKYLPGKVWTVAGVASFAQEAGVSVWAATGSALVNQVLSLAAGAAVAALTGFSVAPDGIFRVLVWVSFVGGLIGLLFLISPRVLSRIMAAATGGQVALPIRRGPVLFAAAIHAVSWAGYGVALLLVLAGTLPEVQLGLREAIAGFTISYIVGFLALLAPGGLGVREGTMVILLQGPIGAAPAVALAAASRLVMTVADIVAVAPFLVAGRKPK, via the coding sequence ATGACATCGCCGGCGCCCCCTGGAGTTCGGCCGCCTCGGGTCTGGTTGCGGTACCTCCGCGCCGGGATCGGCATCCTGGTGCTGTACTTCGTCGGGCGGCATTTGCTCCGCAACTGGGAGCAGTTCCGCGCGATCGAGCTGTCGTGGCAGCTCCGACCGGTGCCGCTGGTTGCCGCAGTGTTGGTCATCGTGGCGACCTACGGGCTGCTGGTTGAAGCCTGGCGACAGCTGGCGGCCGCATGGGGCTGGCGCATGACCTGGCGTCAGGCGGCACGGGTCTGGATCATCGCGAGCATGGGAAAGTACCTGCCCGGTAAGGTCTGGACGGTGGCGGGAGTGGCGTCCTTTGCGCAGGAAGCAGGGGTCTCGGTTTGGGCCGCGACCGGCTCTGCGCTGGTCAACCAGGTCCTGTCGCTCGCGGCCGGTGCCGCTGTGGCGGCGCTGACGGGATTCAGTGTTGCTCCCGATGGCATCTTTCGGGTTCTGGTCTGGGTCAGCTTTGTCGGAGGTCTAATCGGTCTGCTGTTTCTGATCTCGCCTCGGGTGCTCAGTCGGATCATGGCTGCGGCGACGGGCGGGCAGGTCGCGCTGCCAATCCGTCGAGGTCCGGTGCTCTTTGCCGCCGCGATTCATGCGGTCTCATGGGCAGGGTACGGCGTGGCGCTGCTGCTCGTCCTGGCGGGAACGCTTCCCGAGGTTCAGCTTGGTCTCCGCGAGGCCATTGCGGGATTCACGATCTCCTATATCGTTGGCTTCCTGGCACTCCTGGCTCCGGGAGGGTTAGGGGTGCGAGAGGGTACCATGGTCATACTGCTGCAGGGGCCGATCGGTGCGGCACCCGCAGTTGCCCTTGCCGCGGCTTCGCGGCTCGTCATGACGGTGGCAGACATTGTGGCGGTAGCCCCATTTCTTGTTGCCGGGAGAAAACCTAAGTGA
- a CDS encoding polyprenol monophosphomannose synthase, whose product MAERYLVILPTYNESLNLPQIVPAILDQDPRLEVLVVDDSSPDGTGELADQLVAAFARVHVLHRSAKEGLGKAYLAGFAWGLERGYDRLLEMDADFSHDPKFLPQLLAAADESDLVIGSRYKSGVNVINWPMSRLVLSYGANIYVRWVTGLPLTDATGGFKCFRREVLAALPLDRVRSNGYAFQIEMSFRAWRKGFRLTEIPIVFTDRVEGSSKMSKAIVREAVWMVWWLWIADRLGRL is encoded by the coding sequence ATGGCTGAGCGATACCTCGTCATTCTGCCGACCTACAACGAGAGCCTGAACCTGCCTCAGATCGTACCTGCGATTCTGGATCAGGACCCGCGGCTCGAGGTGCTCGTCGTCGACGACAGTTCGCCCGATGGAACCGGTGAGCTGGCAGATCAGCTGGTGGCGGCTTTTGCCCGTGTCCACGTGCTGCACCGCAGCGCCAAAGAAGGTCTCGGCAAAGCCTACCTGGCGGGCTTCGCCTGGGGACTCGAACGGGGCTACGACCGGCTCCTCGAAATGGACGCCGATTTTTCCCACGACCCCAAGTTTCTGCCGCAGCTGCTTGCGGCCGCCGACGAGTCCGATCTTGTGATCGGCTCGCGCTATAAGAGCGGCGTTAATGTGATCAACTGGCCGATGTCACGATTGGTGCTCTCGTACGGCGCCAATATCTATGTGCGGTGGGTTACCGGCCTTCCGCTGACCGACGCCACCGGCGGCTTCAAGTGCTTTCGCCGGGAAGTTCTCGCCGCCTTGCCGCTCGATCGGGTTCGATCCAATGGCTACGCATTTCAGATCGAGATGAGTTTTCGCGCCTGGCGCAAAGGGTTTCGCTTGACTGAGATTCCCATCGTCTTTACGGATCGGGTCGAGGGCAGCAGCAAGATGAGCAAGGCGATCGTTCGCGAGGCGGTATGGATGGTATGGTGGCTCTGGATTGCCGATCGACTGGGGCGCCTGTGA
- the dapF gene encoding diaminopimelate epimerase — MSSKRFYKMQGSGNDFVFLDAREHRLEDWPVERIRRVTDRRMGVGADGVVHLAQIGPQSVRMIYFNADGSRVDMCGNAALCSTQLAVRLGLVEPGSRITLDADAGRYHSRSIGIGADAELAFPSVGVPAPLALDLEAGERRAFYGVVGVAHVTVLVDSIEAVDVAARGRRLRYAERFAPQGTNVNFIGPVTAEDADWALRTYERGVEAETLACGTGTVASALALTGVGMLTLPARIRSSSGAVYVISGRINDGQAHDLWLRGPGQLSFIGEWVD; from the coding sequence GTGAGCTCGAAGCGGTTCTACAAGATGCAGGGATCCGGGAATGACTTCGTCTTTCTCGATGCCCGAGAGCATCGGCTCGAGGATTGGCCGGTCGAGCGGATCCGGCGGGTGACCGATCGCCGGATGGGGGTCGGAGCCGACGGCGTCGTCCACCTGGCGCAGATCGGCCCGCAGTCCGTCCGGATGATCTACTTCAACGCCGATGGCTCGCGGGTCGACATGTGCGGCAATGCGGCCCTCTGCAGTACGCAGCTGGCAGTTCGGCTCGGCTTGGTGGAACCCGGGAGCAGGATAACCCTCGATGCCGACGCAGGCCGCTATCACAGCCGGAGCATCGGGATCGGCGCCGATGCGGAGCTGGCATTTCCGTCGGTCGGAGTTCCGGCGCCGCTGGCCCTCGACCTCGAAGCGGGTGAGCGCCGGGCGTTCTATGGCGTGGTCGGCGTGGCACACGTTACCGTGCTGGTCGACAGCATCGAGGCGGTGGATGTGGCCGCCCGCGGTCGTCGGCTACGCTATGCCGAGCGTTTTGCGCCGCAGGGAACCAACGTCAATTTCATCGGACCGGTCACAGCCGAGGACGCGGATTGGGCCCTGCGCACCTATGAACGAGGGGTCGAGGCGGAGACGCTTGCGTGCGGAACCGGAACCGTTGCGTCGGCACTGGCTCTGACAGGCGTCGGGATGCTCACCTTGCCGGCTCGGATCCGATCGTCGAGCGGTGCGGTATACGTGATCAGCGGTCGGATCAACGACGGGCAGGCGCATGACCTGTGGCTTCGGGGCCCGGGCCAGTTGAGCTTTATCGGGGAGTGGGTCGACTGA
- the cadA gene encoding cadmium-translocating P-type ATPase, with translation MTACNQPACGCLAHQTTLSIAQMDCPTEEGLIRAKLSGLPGIHSLDFDLIGRTLTVTHVPEALPRSLSAIRSLGFDPLLAREGAAQPVDRAAGSWWPLLLSGGAALLAEGIHWVVGGFHWAMAILSAGAILTTGLPTYRKGWVALANRNLNINALMAIAVTGALLIGEWPEAAMVMVLFAVAERLEAGALDRSRRAIRDLLSLAPATALVRTATGSWDEVDAGAVPLGALVRARPGERIALDGLVRSGTSEVDQAPITGESVPVDVGPGDRVFAGSLNGSGLLEYEVTAAATDTALAQVLRSVESAQRSRAPIQRFVDRFARIYTPLVFFAAVLVALLPPLLGAGSWGEWIYRSLVLLVIACPCALVISTPIAIVSGLSAAARRGILIKGGKFLELGHRLRWLALDKTGTLTSGQLRVAEVLLSDGVTRDDAMARAASLAALSNHPASAAIVAHVESDRSRLATVTDFRAEPGRGVSGTIAGRRYFLGSARWLAELGLESSEPAPTGVSTWLADERGTRAGFVITDTVKPTSRQAIDQLRALGIETVILSGDRQDTVDEVARQVGVGAAKGGLLPDAKLRAIESLLSRGGAVGMAGDGINDAPALARADIGFAMAAAGTDTAIESAGVALADDDLRKIPAFVRIARATRWVLYQNIALALGIKVVFLGATVVGAGTMWMAVVADVGASLLVIGNSLRLLRR, from the coding sequence ATGACGGCGTGCAATCAGCCCGCCTGCGGCTGCCTCGCCCACCAGACGACCCTCTCGATTGCGCAGATGGATTGTCCCACCGAAGAGGGGCTGATCCGGGCCAAACTCTCGGGCCTGCCGGGCATCCACAGCCTGGATTTCGACCTGATCGGCCGAACCTTGACGGTCACCCACGTTCCCGAGGCCCTGCCGAGGTCGCTCTCAGCCATCCGGTCGCTCGGGTTCGATCCGCTGCTCGCGCGGGAAGGTGCCGCTCAGCCGGTCGACCGAGCTGCCGGGTCGTGGTGGCCGCTGCTCCTGTCAGGGGGGGCGGCTCTGCTGGCCGAGGGCATCCACTGGGTGGTCGGCGGGTTTCACTGGGCCATGGCGATCCTGTCGGCGGGCGCCATTCTCACCACTGGGCTGCCGACCTATCGCAAAGGGTGGGTCGCGCTGGCCAACCGAAACCTGAACATCAATGCCCTGATGGCGATCGCCGTGACCGGCGCTCTCCTGATCGGCGAGTGGCCCGAAGCGGCCATGGTGATGGTCCTGTTTGCGGTTGCCGAGCGACTCGAGGCCGGCGCGCTCGATCGCAGCCGCCGCGCCATTCGAGACCTGCTTTCCCTTGCCCCTGCCACCGCGTTGGTGCGGACGGCTACCGGCAGCTGGGATGAGGTCGACGCCGGCGCCGTCCCGCTCGGTGCGCTGGTGCGTGCCAGGCCGGGCGAACGGATTGCGCTCGACGGCCTGGTCCGTTCCGGCACTTCGGAGGTCGATCAGGCGCCGATCACCGGTGAGAGCGTGCCGGTCGATGTCGGTCCGGGGGATCGGGTCTTTGCCGGCTCGCTGAATGGCTCCGGCTTGCTCGAGTACGAGGTCACAGCAGCCGCAACGGACACGGCGCTGGCGCAGGTACTCCGCAGCGTCGAGAGTGCCCAGCGGTCCCGGGCGCCAATCCAGCGTTTCGTCGACCGCTTTGCCCGCATCTACACGCCACTGGTGTTCTTCGCCGCTGTCCTGGTTGCCCTTCTCCCTCCACTGCTGGGGGCCGGGAGCTGGGGGGAGTGGATCTATCGCAGCCTGGTGCTGCTGGTCATTGCCTGCCCCTGTGCGCTCGTCATCTCGACCCCGATTGCGATTGTCAGCGGGCTGTCGGCAGCTGCGCGTCGCGGCATCCTCATCAAGGGCGGCAAGTTCCTCGAACTCGGCCATCGGCTGCGATGGCTCGCGCTGGACAAAACGGGCACTCTGACATCCGGGCAGCTGCGTGTCGCCGAGGTTCTCCTGTCCGACGGTGTGACCCGGGACGATGCGATGGCACGAGCGGCAAGCCTCGCGGCGCTTTCGAATCACCCTGCCTCCGCAGCGATCGTTGCCCACGTTGAGAGCGATCGCTCGCGCCTTGCGACCGTTACCGACTTCCGCGCTGAACCCGGGCGTGGTGTCAGTGGCACGATCGCGGGGCGGCGTTACTTCCTCGGCAGTGCGCGCTGGCTCGCCGAGCTTGGCCTCGAGTCCAGCGAGCCCGCTCCAACTGGGGTCTCGACCTGGCTGGCCGACGAGCGCGGCACTCGCGCCGGGTTCGTCATTACGGACACCGTCAAGCCGACCAGCCGACAGGCGATCGATCAGCTCAGAGCGTTGGGCATCGAGACCGTGATCTTGAGTGGGGACCGACAGGACACGGTCGATGAGGTGGCCCGTCAGGTCGGGGTTGGCGCGGCGAAAGGCGGCCTGCTGCCCGACGCCAAGCTCAGAGCGATCGAGTCGCTGCTGTCACGCGGCGGCGCGGTCGGCATGGCCGGCGATGGTATCAATGATGCCCCGGCGCTGGCGCGTGCGGACATCGGATTTGCCATGGCAGCGGCGGGAACGGATACGGCCATCGAATCGGCTGGCGTTGCCCTGGCCGACGACGACCTGCGAAAGATCCCGGCCTTCGTACGGATTGCTCGGGCCACACGCTGGGTTCTCTACCAGAACATTGCCTTGGCGCTCGGAATCAAGGTCGTGTTCCTGGGCGCCACGGTTGTCGGTGCCGGCACGATGTGGATGGCAGTCGTCGCAGATGTCGGGGCCAGTCTCCTCGTGATCGGCAACAGTCTGCGACTGCTCCGGCGTTAG
- the cadR gene encoding Cd(II)/Pb(II)-responsive transcriptional regulator: MMLQIGDLARRTGCQVETIRYYERQGLLPKPARSRGNYRVYGPDHLEQLAFIRHCRSLGMTLEEIATLLRYRSTPVGDCQRINSLVDAHIAEIETKIAQLTELRGQLVALREQCSGPTGGGQICGIMRGLTSCQCHDADPAVEIPNPSRE; this comes from the coding sequence ATGATGCTGCAAATCGGCGACCTGGCCCGCCGAACGGGATGCCAGGTAGAAACGATCCGCTACTACGAGCGCCAAGGGCTGCTTCCAAAGCCAGCCCGAAGCCGCGGCAATTATCGCGTCTACGGCCCGGACCACCTCGAGCAACTCGCCTTTATTCGCCACTGCAGATCGCTCGGGATGACCCTCGAGGAGATCGCCACGTTGCTCCGCTATCGCAGCACACCGGTGGGCGACTGTCAGCGGATCAACAGCCTGGTGGATGCTCACATTGCCGAGATCGAGACCAAGATCGCCCAGCTGACCGAACTCAGAGGACAACTGGTGGCGCTTCGGGAGCAGTGCAGCGGACCGACCGGGGGCGGGCAGATTTGCGGCATCATGCGCGGACTGACCTCGTGTCAGTGCCACGACGCCGACCCGGCAGTCGAGATACCGAACCCGAGCCGGGAATGA
- a CDS encoding Zn-dependent hydrolase, which translates to MMSGSVNAARLIARIRALGQIGRDPSGRLTRLAGSDQDRTGRDQLAAWARQAGLTVQVDRVGNMLLVWEAGDGSPIMIGSHIDTVIDAGIYDGCYGVLAGLEVVETLREQGVVPRRPVVIAAFTNEEGVRFAPDMMGSLVYAGGLSVEEALGARATDGAVLGAELERIGYAGRYEPGWIRPAAYLELHIEQGPILAQEGVAIGAVENLQGISWQRITIEGTANHAGTTPTVLRRDAGYAAARITTYLRDLAVRSNGSTVATVGTMQYEPGAINVIPGRVVMTVDLRDPDEARLQAAERALSGYLAGLEGQERVLISTERLSRFEPVRFDQELVGLIEAAASGRGIRTRRMTSGAGHDAQMMARIAPAAMIFVPSRDGISHNPREFTSDDELAAGANVLLDVTERLVR; encoded by the coding sequence ATGATGAGCGGATCCGTCAACGCGGCCCGGCTCATCGCGAGGATCCGCGCGCTTGGGCAGATCGGCCGAGACCCGTCTGGTCGGCTGACTCGTCTGGCGGGCAGCGATCAAGACAGGACCGGTCGGGACCAGCTGGCCGCCTGGGCACGGCAGGCCGGACTCACGGTCCAAGTCGATCGGGTCGGTAACATGCTGCTCGTCTGGGAGGCCGGCGACGGCAGCCCGATCATGATTGGATCGCACATCGACACCGTCATCGACGCCGGCATCTACGACGGATGCTACGGTGTTCTGGCCGGTCTCGAGGTCGTTGAGACGTTGCGGGAGCAGGGTGTGGTTCCGCGTCGACCCGTGGTCATTGCGGCGTTTACCAACGAAGAGGGAGTCCGTTTCGCTCCCGATATGATGGGTTCCCTGGTCTACGCCGGTGGGCTGAGCGTTGAAGAGGCGCTGGGGGCGAGAGCCACGGACGGCGCTGTCCTGGGAGCCGAGTTGGAGCGGATCGGGTACGCCGGCCGCTATGAACCGGGCTGGATCAGACCGGCGGCATACCTCGAACTTCATATCGAGCAAGGGCCGATCCTCGCGCAGGAGGGGGTCGCAATTGGCGCGGTCGAGAACCTCCAGGGCATCTCCTGGCAGCGGATCACGATCGAGGGAACGGCGAACCATGCCGGGACGACACCGACGGTGCTGCGGCGCGATGCAGGGTATGCCGCGGCCCGGATAACGACCTACCTTCGGGATCTCGCGGTGCGGTCGAACGGATCGACCGTCGCCACGGTGGGCACCATGCAGTACGAGCCCGGAGCGATCAACGTGATTCCCGGTCGGGTCGTCATGACGGTCGACCTCCGGGACCCCGATGAAGCCCGGTTGCAGGCGGCCGAGCGGGCCCTGAGCGGCTACCTCGCCGGCCTGGAGGGGCAGGAGCGGGTCCTGATCTCGACCGAACGATTGTCTCGCTTCGAGCCGGTTCGCTTCGATCAGGAACTCGTCGGACTGATCGAAGCGGCGGCGTCGGGCCGCGGAATTCGGACAAGAAGGATGACTTCAGGTGCAGGGCACGACGCCCAGATGATGGCCAGGATCGCACCTGCGGCCATGATCTTCGTGCCGAGCCGCGATGGAATCAGCCACAACCCTCGTGAGTTTACTTCCGACGACGAGCTCGCAGCGGGGGCCAACGTTCTTCTCGATGTTACCGAGCGCCTCGTACGCTGA
- a CDS encoding tetratricopeptide repeat protein — protein MTDTDNQFVAWVQARQKVIGIVAGIVVFLLLAGWYVVESERRKEAQAFDALDQARGAMETGAYADAATAFQRITETFGGTDASLEAALALSQVRLLSGQAELAIEDLRKFIASNPPAFYKSAAHSHLAVALENTGRVAEATPEYVRAAELATAPYQKNDALLNAARTYRIQGNTAEARNILAGILKNNKDEVAGTAEARVRLAELDATN, from the coding sequence ATGACCGATACCGACAATCAGTTCGTTGCGTGGGTGCAGGCTCGGCAGAAGGTGATCGGCATCGTTGCCGGGATCGTCGTCTTCCTCCTGCTGGCCGGCTGGTACGTCGTCGAGAGTGAGCGCCGCAAGGAGGCGCAGGCCTTCGACGCGCTCGACCAGGCGCGGGGCGCCATGGAGACCGGGGCCTATGCAGATGCGGCCACGGCGTTCCAGCGCATCACCGAGACCTTCGGTGGTACGGACGCCAGCCTCGAGGCGGCGCTGGCCCTGAGCCAGGTTCGGCTCCTGTCCGGGCAGGCTGAGCTCGCCATCGAAGACCTGCGGAAGTTCATCGCCAGCAATCCGCCAGCGTTCTACAAGTCGGCGGCGCACTCGCATCTGGCCGTGGCCCTCGAGAACACGGGACGGGTGGCCGAGGCGACCCCTGAATATGTCAGGGCGGCGGAACTGGCCACGGCACCGTACCAGAAGAACGACGCCCTCCTGAATGCCGCCAGGACCTATCGGATCCAGGGCAATACGGCCGAAGCGCGCAACATTCTGGCGGGTATCCTCAAGAACAACAAGGATGAGGTCGCGGGAACCGCCGAGGCTCGGGTCCGACTCGCCGAGCTCGACGCGACCAACTGA
- a CDS encoding DedA family protein — translation MIDLIRFLIDFIINLDQHLGELIARYGTGTYVILALIVFAETGLVVMPLLPGDSLLFAAGAFAGLGSLNPWILFFLLTAMAIIGDTVNYWIGAWIGPRAFSGEIRWLKKEYLDRTHAFFEKHGGKTIILARFVPIIRTFAPFVAGVGTMNYPRFLTYNVVGAVVWVGIFVWLGYFFGNLPFVRENFGLVIIAIIVLSVLPIVIEAIKARRENARSERP, via the coding sequence GTGATCGACCTGATCCGCTTTCTGATCGACTTCATCATCAACTTGGACCAGCACCTGGGCGAACTGATTGCCCGGTATGGCACCGGCACGTACGTCATCCTCGCCCTGATCGTTTTCGCGGAGACCGGCCTGGTCGTCATGCCGCTCCTGCCGGGAGACTCACTCCTGTTCGCCGCCGGGGCATTCGCGGGTCTCGGGTCGCTCAACCCCTGGATCCTGTTCTTTCTACTCACAGCTATGGCCATCATCGGCGACACCGTCAACTACTGGATTGGAGCGTGGATCGGGCCGCGGGCGTTCAGTGGCGAGATCCGGTGGCTCAAAAAGGAGTATCTCGACCGGACTCACGCTTTCTTTGAGAAGCACGGAGGAAAGACGATCATCCTGGCGCGGTTTGTTCCGATCATCCGAACCTTCGCACCCTTCGTCGCCGGCGTCGGGACGATGAACTACCCTCGGTTCCTGACCTACAATGTGGTTGGGGCAGTGGTTTGGGTCGGGATATTTGTCTGGCTGGGGTACTTCTTCGGCAACCTGCCTTTCGTTCGCGAGAACTTCGGGCTGGTCATCATCGCGATCATCGTGCTGTCGGTATTGCCGATTGTGATCGAGGCCATCAAGGCGCGGCGCGAAAATGCCCGGTCAGAGAGGCCGTAG
- a CDS encoding protein-L-isoaspartate(D-aspartate) O-methyltransferase, translating into MGARTLNERDSYGGYRQRLVEQLQDKGIRDLAVLKAIATVPRHRFVPEAVRHRSYEDSALPIGAGQTISQPWVQARSLQELRLTGKEKVLEVGAGSGYQTALLSQLAGNVVGIERVASLAEQARNVIRELGIRNVAIVVGDGTLGWRSLAPFDAIVVAAASPSIPKPLLEQLAPGGRMVVPIGNREEQTLVRVDRVGDQYLETQLSGVRFVPLLGQFGFDSSS; encoded by the coding sequence ATGGGCGCTCGAACCTTGAACGAGCGCGACAGCTACGGGGGTTACCGCCAGCGCCTGGTCGAACAACTCCAGGACAAAGGCATTCGCGATCTCGCGGTGCTCAAGGCGATTGCCACGGTTCCGCGCCATCGGTTCGTCCCGGAGGCGGTGCGGCATCGCTCGTACGAGGACTCTGCGCTGCCGATCGGAGCCGGCCAGACCATTTCGCAGCCATGGGTCCAGGCGCGATCACTGCAGGAATTGCGGCTGACTGGCAAAGAAAAGGTGCTCGAGGTGGGCGCCGGGTCCGGCTATCAGACGGCGCTGCTCAGTCAGCTTGCCGGCAACGTCGTAGGCATTGAACGGGTCGCCAGCCTGGCGGAGCAGGCACGAAACGTGATCCGCGAGCTGGGCATTCGAAACGTCGCCATCGTGGTTGGCGACGGCACCCTGGGGTGGCGCTCGCTGGCACCGTTTGACGCGATCGTGGTTGCTGCGGCGTCGCCCTCGATTCCCAAGCCGCTGCTGGAACAGCTCGCGCCTGGGGGCCGGATGGTCGTGCCGATCGGGAACCGCGAGGAACAAACCTTGGTTCGGGTCGACCGGGTCGGCGACCAGTATCTCGAGACGCAGCTGTCGGGCGTCCGCTTCGTGCCGCTGCTCGGGCAGTTCGGCTTTGATTCTTCCTCCTGA
- the surE gene encoding 5'/3'-nucleotidase SurE translates to MRILVSNDDGILAPGIRHLANACREVGTVTVVAPDREQSGTSHSLTLHRPLRPARTHDGAYQIDGTPTDCVLLGIGALMADKPDFVFSGINHGPNMGEDVLYSGTVSAAMEAVTLGVPGIAFSFAGRDPELMETYHVTLVRLIRQITQIRNFPKETLLNINLPQIPASDVRGVKVTKLGSRFFSGSITKMTDPWGREVFWVGGGDVTWTVDPDSDQAAVHEGYISVTPLHMDLTNYRLFEAVSEWALEP, encoded by the coding sequence ATGCGGATTCTGGTATCCAATGACGACGGTATTCTGGCGCCGGGCATCCGGCACCTGGCCAACGCCTGCCGTGAAGTCGGAACCGTCACCGTCGTCGCTCCCGACCGGGAGCAAAGCGGTACCTCACATTCGCTCACGCTCCATCGACCGCTCCGGCCGGCGCGAACCCACGACGGGGCCTATCAGATCGACGGCACCCCGACCGACTGCGTGCTGCTTGGCATCGGCGCGCTGATGGCCGACAAGCCCGACTTCGTGTTTTCCGGCATCAACCACGGTCCCAACATGGGCGAGGATGTGCTGTACTCCGGCACCGTCTCAGCTGCCATGGAGGCGGTAACGTTAGGTGTTCCGGGCATCGCGTTTTCGTTTGCGGGTCGCGACCCGGAGTTGATGGAGACCTACCACGTCACCCTGGTTCGCCTGATCCGCCAGATTACGCAGATTCGGAACTTTCCGAAAGAGACGCTGCTCAACATCAACCTGCCGCAGATTCCGGCTTCAGATGTTCGAGGTGTCAAAGTCACCAAGCTCGGTAGTCGGTTCTTCTCCGGGTCGATTACCAAGATGACGGATCCGTGGGGTCGGGAAGTGTTCTGGGTTGGGGGTGGGGACGTGACCTGGACCGTCGATCCGGATTCCGACCAGGCGGCTGTGCATGAAGGGTACATTTCCGTGACACCGCTCCACATGGACCTCACCAACTATCGCCTCTTCGAGGCCGTGAGCGAATGGGCGCTCGAACCTTGA
- a CDS encoding MerR family transcriptional regulator produces MNQSRPMQEFFSIGEVCALTDLKPHVLRYWESQFRFLSPAKNRSGNRVYKSREVEMILLVKHLLYTEKYTIEGARQRVEHFRRTGELKKEAGRAVAQQAVDELDAAIQSILDTLDGRPARRPPTGAEGAD; encoded by the coding sequence GTGAACCAGTCCCGCCCGATGCAAGAGTTCTTTTCGATCGGTGAGGTCTGCGCACTGACGGACCTCAAGCCGCATGTGCTGCGCTACTGGGAGAGCCAGTTCCGATTCTTGAGCCCGGCCAAGAATCGATCGGGCAATCGGGTGTACAAGAGCCGCGAAGTCGAGATGATTCTGCTGGTCAAGCATCTGCTGTACACCGAGAAGTACACCATCGAGGGCGCTCGGCAGCGGGTCGAGCATTTCCGCCGCACGGGTGAGCTCAAAAAAGAGGCCGGACGCGCGGTTGCCCAGCAGGCGGTCGACGAGCTCGATGCGGCCATTCAATCGATTCTCGATACGCTTGACGGTCGTCCCGCGCGGCGGCCGCCGACCGGCGCCGAAGGAGCCGACTGA